From the genome of Papilio machaon chromosome 9, ilPapMach1.1, whole genome shotgun sequence, one region includes:
- the LOC106712903 gene encoding splicing factor 3A subunit 1 codes for MPSIDVIVPPGQPPEVTPEEPQAPPPPVIGIIYPPPEVRNIVDKTASFVARNGPEFEARIRQNELGNPKFNFLNSGDPYHAYYQHKVKEIREGKGPDPSAPSSGPPIQRPGLAPATAARQQELLKAAAPAEPPPPRDPPPDFEFIADPPSISALELDIVKLTAQFVARNGRQFLTDLMKKEERNHQFDFLRPQHSLFQYFTRLLEQYTKVLLPPKELVSKLTAEVRSGVLEQARSRAAWHSHQARRKAADEARIEKERLAYASIDWHDFVVVETVDYPAGEPGEFPPPTTPLEVGARVLAEERGEDITQGIEEDDTEMQLESESDSDTDEELAEMEDRTQQQQRPDDNRVQDMEEDSSSDDDSPPEPKQPDVAPLPPRPDRVVVKKYDPKRARPQPTPASEEWLVSPITGEKIPANKVADHVRIGLLDPRWLEQRDRAAAERTDRDEALAPGAAIEASLKQLAERRTDIFGVGDEETAIGKKIGEEEKRRDERVTWDGHTSSVEAATRAARAHITLEDQIQQIHKVKGLLPDEEKEKIGPKPVTAPSMSRAQPRPPPPPAPPRAAAPAPAPAPAPAPVLLQPIPPLMVIPPLAPRPPLIPTPVGAPYGYAAVAPPVPEEVEEPTAKRPRTEDALEPESSWLARHPGPAPIQVSLPSLPERTEWRLDGRVLPLSVALSATAADLKALLQRATNMPTAKQKLQYEGLFFKDTNTLAYYNVPPGAVIQLQVKERGGRKK; via the exons ATGCCTTCGATAGACGTAATTGTGCCGCCAGGCCAACCGCCAGAAGTAACACCAGAGGAGCCCCAGGCGCCTCCGCCACCTGTCATTGGTATTATTTATCCACCCCCTGAAGTAAGGA ACATCGTCGATAAGACTGCCAGTTTTGTGGCACGTAACGGTCCTGAGTTTGAAGCCCGTATCCGACAAAATGAACTGGGCAACCCCAAGTTTAACTTCTTGAACTCGGGTGATCCATACCATGCATACTATCAGCACAAAGTAAAGGAGATCAGAGAAGGGAAAg GGCCCGACCCATCTGCACCATCCTCTGGGCCACCAATACAACGTCCAGGGCTCGCTCCAGCCACCGCTGCTCGTCAGCAAGAGTTACTCAAGGCGGCCGCTCCGGCAGAGCCACCACCGCCACGCGATCCACCACCAGACTTCGAGTTCATAGCAGACCCACCATCAATATCTGCCCTAGAACTCGACATTGTTAAATTAACGGCTCAATTTGTTGCTCGTAATGGTAGGCAATTCCTTACGGATCTTATGAAGAAAGAGGAGAGAAATCACCAGTTTGACTTCTTACGACCTCAACATTCTctctttcaatattttacgCGTCTTTTGGAGCAATACACAAAAGTATTATTACCACCGAAAGAACTAGTTTCGAAACTAACTGCAGAAGTGAGGAGCGGAGTACTAGAGCAGGCGCGCAGTCGAGCGGCGTGGCACTCGCACCAGGCACGCCGCAAGGCCGCAGACGAGGCCCGCATTGAGAAGGAGAGACTAGCATATGCATCCATCGATTGGCATGACTTTGTGGTAGTTGAGACTGTTGATTATCCGGCCGGCGAACCGGGAGAGTTCCCGCCGCCCACTACTCCTCTAGAAGTCGGAGCGAGAGTGTTGGCAGAAGAGAGGGGAGAAGACATAACTCAGGGCATAGAGGAAGATGACACTGAGATGCAATTGGAATCCGAGTCTGACTCCGATACGGACGAGGAGCTGGCCGAAATGGAGGACAGAACGCAGCAGCAGCAGAGGCCCGACGACAACCGCGTGCAGGACATGGAGGAGGACAGCTCCTCCGACGATGACTCGCCGCCGGAACCGAAGCAGCCGGACGTGGCGCCGCTGCCGCCGCGACCGGACCGTGTCGTCGTCAAGAAGTACGATCCGAAGCGCGCCCGGCCGCAGCCCACGCCCGCCAGCGAGGAGTGGCTCGTGTCGCCCATCACCGGAGAGAAGATCCCCGCTAACAAGGTGGCCGACCACGTGCGCATCGGTCTGCTCGACCCGCGCTGGCTGGAGCAGCGAGACCGCGCCGCCGCCGAGCGCACAGACCGCGACGAGGCGCTCGCACCCGGCGCCGCCATCGAGGCCTCGCTCAAACAG TTGGCAGAGCGTCGTACTGATATCTTCGGTGTGGGCGACGAGGAGACGGCGATCGGTAAGAAGATAGGCGAGGAGGAGAAGCGACGCGACGAACGTGTGACGTGGGACGGGCACACGAGCAGCGTGGAGGCGGCCACACGGGCTGCGCGTGCGCACATCACACTCGAGGACCAGATACAGCAGATACACAAG GTGAAAGGCTTACTTCCCGATGAGGAGAAAGAAAAGATCGGACCGAAGCCAGTGACGGCCCCGAGCATGTCGCGCGCCCAGCCCCGCCCCCCGCCACCGCCGGCCCCGCCCCGCGCAGCCGCACCCGCCCCCGCCCCAGCCCCAGCCCCAGCGCCCGTGCTGCTGCAGCCCATACCACCGCTCATGGTGATTCCACCACTGGCCCCGCGTCCTCCGCTCATCCCCACGCCTGTGGGGGCGCCGTACGGATACGCGGCGGTGGCGCCCCCCGTGCCCGAGGAGGTGGAGGAGCCGACCGCCAAGCGGCCGCGCACTGAGGACGCGCTGGAGCCCGAGAGCTCCTGGCTGGCGAGACATCCCGGACCAGCACCGATACAA GTGTCTCTGCCGTCGCTGCCGGAGCGTACTGAGTGGCGTCTGGACGGGCGAGTGTTGCCGCTGTCGGTGGCGCTCTCGGCGACGGCTGCAGATCTCAAGGCGCTGCTGCAGCGTGCCACAAATATGCCAACCGCCAAGCAGAAGCTGCAATATGAG GGTTTATTCTTCAAGGACACTAACACGCTGGCGTACTACAACGTGCCGCCCGGCGCCGTCATACAGCTGCAGGTCAAGGAGAGAGGAGGTCGTAAGAAATAG